The stretch of DNA CCCAAGAATATAAAAATAAAAAAGTTGATGTCGCCGTGCGGTCATCAGCTACAGCTGAAGATTTACCAACAGCTTCTTTTGCTGGACAGATGGAGTCATATTTAAATATTCAAGGTGAAGACGAAGTTATAAAAATTGTTAAAAAATGTTTTAGTTCTTTGTTCACAAATCGAGCAATTGTTTATCGTGAAGAAAAAGGCTTTGATCATTTAAAAATTTCTTTATCAGCCGGAATTCAAAAAATGGTAAGATCCGATTTGGCTTGTTCGGGGGTGATGTTTTCCTGCGACACTGAGTCGGGTTTTGCTGATATGACAGTCATTAACTCTTCTTGGGGATTGGGAGAAAATATTGTTCAGGGCAAAGTTACGCCAGATGAGTTTATGGTTTATGAGCCATTAATTGATAAATTTAAACCCATTGTTAGTCGTAAATTAGGTTTAAAAGAATGGCGCATGGTTTATGATTTAAAAGGATCTAAGCCAACTAAAAATTTAAAAACTACTGAGCAGGAACAAGAAAAATTTACCCTAACCGACAAGGAAGTCATCGAATTGGCTAGATATTCAGTCGCCATTGAAAACCATTATAAAAGGCCGATGGATATTGAGTGGGCCAAGGACGGTCAGGATAAAAAATTATATATTTTACAAGCGCGACCAGAAACCGTTCAATCACAAAAAAATGTTGATGTTTTAGAAAATTATATTTTTACTGATAAAATAAAGAAACATCAATCGAAATTAATTGCCAGGGGAGTGGCTGTTGGTTCTAAAATTGCCAACGGGCGAGCACATATTATTCAAGACGTTAAAGATATCGAAAAATTTAAAGCTGGTGAAATTTTAGTGACTGAAATGACCGATCCGGATTGGGTACCAATTATGAAAATTGCTAAAGCGATTGTTACTAACGCTGGCGGTCGGGTGTGTCATGCGGCTATTGTTTCACGTGAATTAGGTATTCCTTGTATTGTGGGGACAGGCGAGGCGACAGCTAAAATCAAAAATAAACAAAAGATTACAGTTTCATGTGCTGAAGGCGAAGAGGGGTTAGTTTATAATGGTTTATTGCCGTTTAAAATTCAACGAACTTCAATTAAAAATATGCCTCAGCCTAGAACTAAGATTATGATGAACGTGGGAGAGCCCGAGCAAGCTTTAAGTTTTAGTTTTATTCCAAATGATGGCGTAGGATTAGCGCGTGAGGAATTTATTATCAATAATTATATCAATATCCACCCTTTAGCTTTAATTAATTACAATAAAATTAAAGACAAACAAGTTAAACAGCAAATAGATAAAATTACGGCAGGCTACAAAGACAAAAAGCAATTTTATATTGATAAACTAGCTGAAGGTATTGGTCGCATCGCAGCGGCTTTTTATCCTAAAGATGTAATTGTGCGCTTATCAGATTTTAAAACCAATGAATATGCCAATCTAATTGGCGGTCAAAATTATGAACCACAAGAGAGCAACCCTATGATTGGTTGGCGTGGAGCCTCACGTTATTATGATCCTAACTATAAACCAGCTTTTGATTTAGAATGTCTAGCTATTAAAAAAGTTAGACACGAAATGGGATTAGATAACGTAATTATTATGGTACCATTTTGTCGAACTATTAACGAAGGGCAAAAAGTGCTTAAAATTTTAGATGAACATAAGTTGAGAAATAAATATAAAAATTTAAAACCGCTTCAGGTTTATGTGATGTGTGAGATTCCGTCGAACGTAATTTTAGCTGATGAGTTTTCAAAACTTTTTGATGGCTTTTCAATTGGTTCAAATGATTTAACTCAATTAACTTTGGGTTTAGATAGGGATTCAAGTTTAGTGGCGCATATTTTTGACGAAAGAAATGAAGCTGTCAAAAAATTAATTCAACAGGTTATTCAGGTTGCTCACAAAAATAAATGTAAGGTTGGGATTTGTGGCCAAGCGCCGTCAGATTTTCCAGAGTTTGCTCAATTTTTGGTTGAATGCGGCATTGATTCAATCTCATTAAATCCAGATACCGTTATTAAAACCACTTTAGATATTGCCAAAACCGAGAGGAAAATAAAAAAGTAGTTTTGAATTAAAATAAAAAAAAGAAGGGCGTCCTAAAAAGGATGCCCTTTATATTCAGCCTACGGTAGAGTAAAAAATGGATACCATTCTTCGCCTTCAATTTTAATGGTGATGGCGATTTGATCACCGCTTTGAAAGTAGGCAGTATGTTCATATGTTTTACCACCGCCAACACTTCCATTATATATATCCAGCCAAGATCCGTCACTTAATCTTTCAATCTGAATGCGAGCGTAATTCCAGTTTAAATTTTTAATGACAAGCCGTTGGTTATTAATGTCGAAGGTTATTTCGACGTTAGCTTCTTTGATGGTAGTGACACCATCATCGGTTGTATATATGACTGGATTGTCACAGCCCGTTAGAACAAGCACCAGCCAAACAATGATGAAAGGAACTATTTTTTTCATTTTTTCTCCCTTTTTGTTTTTTTATCTTTTCATACATTTTATCATATCTAAAATTTTTTGTCAAGGTGACAACTTTATAATATCCCTTGACATGTTTTTATAAATAATATATACTGGATAATGTTTTTATCGCACATTTTAACCTTTTAAAAGGAGGCCCATGTCAAGAAAGTTGTTGGTTGGAGAGATAAGAGGCTTCGGGTGTTTTCCCGTCAGAGGCATAAGTGGTGTGATCATGAATTTTTGTGGTCGCAAAATTTATATTAGCCCAAAAGGAACGGATCCTTCGACTAGAGTTTATCTTGAGACGCCAGACAGAAGGCGTTTATGGCAAGAAGTTCCCCCTGGGGATAAAAAAAGCTTAAGAGATGGAGACATTTTCTGTGTTGTTCGGATGGGTGGAAGCGAAAAAGAGGGAGTTTTTATCCGCAGATTCATAGTTAAAATCAAGCCAGGCAATTCCTTGGCTTATAGAAAAAGGGTAGTCAAACGTTCACCTCGTCCACGTCATGGTTCTTTTTCTTAGCTCAGATTTAAAAGTCCTCTCCGGAGGGCTTTTTTATTTTCAAAAAATATGTTAAGTTAATTATATCAATTATATTAAAAAGGAGAGATCGCATATGTGCCCAAGGCACACCCGCCTAGGGCGGGGTGGTCGAGCAAAAATCAAAACTAAAATTAAATAAATTGAAGAACTATTTTTTAAAACAGGCAAAGGAAGAGAAAGATTAAAATATTTATTGAGAGATATATTTTATGGAGAGATCGCATAGTGGTCGAGTGCGCACGCTTGGAAAGCGTGTATACCGCAAGGTATCGGGGGTTCGAATCCCCCTCTCTCCGCCAATTAATTTTTAACAAATTAAAATTATGGCAATCATTAGACCATTTAAAGCTTTGCGACCAAGTCAAGAAAAAGTTAATTTAGTTGCAAGCGTGCCTTATGATGTAGTTAATCGTCAAGAGGCCAAAGATTTAGTTCAAAATAACGAATTAAGTTATTTAAAAATTACTCGCGCCGAGATAGATTTACCTGAAGAAATAGATGCTTATGCGGAAGAAGTTTATTTAAAAGCTAAAGAAAATTTAGAAAAAATTATTCAGCAAGCACTGCTTAATGTTGATGATCGTCCGCGTTTTTATCTTTATAGATTAATTATGGATGGTCGAAGCCAAACTGGCATTTGTGCAACCTTTTCAGTTGATGATTATGATAATGATATTATTCTTAAACATGAGAAAACCCGCAAAGCGAAAGAAGACGATAGAACAAGACATATTATTACCACCAACGCGCAAACCGGAGTAGTTTTTTTAACTTATCGAGGCGTTGAAAAGGTAAATGAAATTACAAATAAAGTTTTAAATGAAATTACACCAGAATATGATTTTAT from Patescibacteria group bacterium encodes:
- the ppsA gene encoding phosphoenolpyruvate synthase, encoding MTHTNKFVYWFKELNIKDVSQVGGKNASLGEMYQKLISKGVRVPNGFATTAEAYQYFLKQSGLADEIKTTLHGLDVTNIKELMKRGEKIRQMILKADLPLELEKQIRQAYQKLAQEYKNKKVDVAVRSSATAEDLPTASFAGQMESYLNIQGEDEVIKIVKKCFSSLFTNRAIVYREEKGFDHLKISLSAGIQKMVRSDLACSGVMFSCDTESGFADMTVINSSWGLGENIVQGKVTPDEFMVYEPLIDKFKPIVSRKLGLKEWRMVYDLKGSKPTKNLKTTEQEQEKFTLTDKEVIELARYSVAIENHYKRPMDIEWAKDGQDKKLYILQARPETVQSQKNVDVLENYIFTDKIKKHQSKLIARGVAVGSKIANGRAHIIQDVKDIEKFKAGEILVTEMTDPDWVPIMKIAKAIVTNAGGRVCHAAIVSRELGIPCIVGTGEATAKIKNKQKITVSCAEGEEGLVYNGLLPFKIQRTSIKNMPQPRTKIMMNVGEPEQALSFSFIPNDGVGLAREEFIINNYINIHPLALINYNKIKDKQVKQQIDKITAGYKDKKQFYIDKLAEGIGRIAAAFYPKDVIVRLSDFKTNEYANLIGGQNYEPQESNPMIGWRGASRYYDPNYKPAFDLECLAIKKVRHEMGLDNVIIMVPFCRTINEGQKVLKILDEHKLRNKYKNLKPLQVYVMCEIPSNVILADEFSKLFDGFSIGSNDLTQLTLGLDRDSSLVAHIFDERNEAVKKLIQQVIQVAHKNKCKVGICGQAPSDFPEFAQFLVECGIDSISLNPDTVIKTTLDIAKTERKIKK